DNA from Micromonospora nigra:
GCTGAGCTGTCCGCTTTCCCGTCCGCCCGGGCAGTCCTTCCCGCCGGTCGGCTGACGACGCGCCGGCCGGAGCGCGGCGGGGGTCACATCGAGTCGGGGCCGGTCCGGCCGGTGGTGGAGGGACGGTAGGCGCGCTCCGGGTCGGTGGGCTCGTCGCCGGCGGCCTGCCCGCCCCGGTCCACGGCCTGGGGGCCGTGCCCGAACGCGGCCTCCTCGCCGGCGTCGTTGCCGGTCACGTCGTCGGCCTGCCCGTCGATGGTCGAACGCGCCACCGCGCGGTCCAGGTCCCGCAGCGGGGTACGTTCCTCGTTGCGCCATGCCCTGTCGTCGTCGTTGGTCATGCCTTCGCGGTACCCGGGCCGGTGGGGTGCAAACGGAGCCGGTTCTCCCGACGCGCGACGGCCGCCGGCGCAAGCCGGCGGCCGTCGGACGGGTTCGGGGTGGTCAGGGTGTCGGCCGGTCGACCGAGCCCCGCCAGGCGCCGGTCTCCACGCCCCGTCGTTCGATGAAGGTCTTGAAGCGCTCCAGGTCGCCCTTGGCCCGCCGGTCGACGATGCCGAGCTTGTCGCCGGCCTTCTCGACGACGCCGTGCGGCTCGAACTCGAGCTGGAGGGTGACCCGGCTGTTGTTCTCGTCCAGCCGGTGGAAGGTGACCACCCCGGCGTGCTGGGTGCCGCCGGTCGACCGCCACGCCACCCGCTCGTCGGGCAGCTGCTCGGTGATCTCCGCGTCGAACTCCCGCTTCACCCCGGCGATCTCGACCGTCCAGTGGGTCATCTTGTCGGTGAGCTGCCGAACCTCCTCGACGCCCTCCATGAAGTGGGGGAACTCCTCGAACTGGGTCCACTGGTCGTAGGCCGTCCGCACCGGGACGGCGACATCGACGTGCTCGGTAACGCCACTCATCAGCTTCCTCTCTCCTCCGGCGGTGGGACGGCGGGACCGCAACCGGTCCGCCTCACCAGCGGGTCGTCTCGTTGGTGTGGCCGAGCGCCGCCCACACCTCGGACACCGTCTGGTACCGGGTGCCCTCGGGCAGGCGCTCCAGGTCGGCGAGGACGTCGGCCGGCGCCTCGTTGTCCTGCGCGTTCGCGATCAACGTCGCGCGGTCGCCCGGCAACGCGGTCATCGTGATGAACCGCCCGAGCCGGCTGCGCGCCTCGACGTCCTCCGAGGTCATCCCCTGCGGCGAACCGGTGCGCAGGTCACCGGTGGGTGCCGTCGTCGGCTCCGGCTGGTCCTCGCCCGCCGGCTCCGCCTGACGGAACTCGTCGACCCGGGAGCCACCGGCTCCCGGCCCCTGCACGAGGCCGCTGACCTCCTGGCTCATCTGGTCGTCGAGCCTGGGTCCGTGCTTGCTGCTGCCACGTTCCATGCCTTCTGCGCTACCCGACGTGAACGCCGGTAAACCCGGCAAGCCGTCACGAAGCGGCCGGGGAGCGCGGCGGCAGCACCGGCTCCTCGGTGTCGGCCGCACCGGCCTGAAGCATCCGGCCGCGCTGCAGCTCGGCGTTGATCTGCACGCCCAGCATCAGCGCCGAGTTGGACAGGTAGAGCCACACCAGGAAGGCGATCACCGCGCCGAGACTGCCGTAGGTGGTGTCGTACGAGCCGAAGTTGGCGACGTACAGGCCGAATCCGAACGACGCCACCGCCCAGGACACGAGCGCCACCGCCCCGCCCGGGGTGAGCCAGCGGAACCGTGGCTGGCGCACGTTCGGGGCGATCCAGAACAGCAGCGACATCAGCATCATCGCCACCAGCGCCAGCACCGGCCACTTCAGCAGGCTCCACGCGGCGCGGGCCGCCCCGCCCGCGCCCACCAGTTCGCCGACCGCGTCGGTGACCGGCCCGCTGACGATGAGGCCGGTGGCGACCACCGCCAGCAGCACCAGGGACAGGGCCGCCAGGGCGATCTGCAGGGGGCGCAGCTTCCAGAACGGTCGGCCCTCCGTCACCCCGTAGATGGCGTTGGAGGCGCGGGTGAACGATCCGATGAAGTTCGACGCCGACCACAGGGCGCCGAGCAGCCCGAAACTCAGCAGCACGCCGGCGGAGCTGTTCTGGTCGACCACGTTGCGGACGACCCCCACGAAGCTCTCGTCGGCCACCACCGAGCCGGCCCCGACGTCACGGGCCAGGTCCAGCACCGTGTCGACCGTGCGTTCGCCGTCGGAGACGAGCCCCACCAGGGCGACCACCACCACCGTCGACGGGAACAACGCCAGCACCCCGTAGTAGGTCAGCGCCGCCGCCCAGTCGGTGCAGTTGTCCCGCAGGTAGTTGCGGCCGCTGCGGACCACCACCCCGCGCCATGTCGACCAGCTGAGTTGGCGTACCAGGCCGGGTACCGGCAGGGACGTGCGGTCGGCGGTCGGCGTCGCGGGGTCCGTCGTGGTCATGGCCGCTCCAGGGTGCCCACCGGCCGCCCGGGCGGCGTCCGGCTTCCAGTGCGGTTGGTGGTACCCGACCGGCGGGCGTCGGCAAACCGGGGCCGAGTTCGTCGACGCGGGATCGGTCTACGGTGACGAACCGCCGCGATCGGGACGATCACGCCCCGGGCGGACGTGCCCGGCCGGTCGAGGCCGCCCTCACCAGTGGCCGCCGCCGGGCGGGGCGACGTGCACCATCTTGGTGGCGGAGAACTCGTCGAGCAGCTCGGGGCCGTAGCCGTAGCCCTGGCCGCTGGCCCGCCGGGGGTGCGCCGCCCCGCCGGGCGCCCCACCGAACACGGCGTTGACCTTGACGGTGCCGACCGGCAGCTCCCGGCAGGCCCGCTGGGCGTGACTCATCGAACCGGTCAACACGGTGGCCGCCAGCCCGTACGGCGAGTCGGCCGCGCAGCGCAGCCCCTCGCTGAACGAGTCGACCACCACCACGGGCGCGACCGGCCCGAACGTCTCCTCCCGGACCAGGGCCATCTCGTGCCGGCAGTCCGACACCACGGTGGCGGGATAGAACGCGCCGGGTCCGTCCGGCAGGGTCCCGCCGGCCCGCAGCCGGGCGCCCTCGGCGACCGCGGCGGTGACCTGACCGTGCACCCGGTCGCGGTGCCGCCGGTCGACCAGGGGGCCGAGCTCGGTGCCCGGCTCCAGCCCCGGCCCGACGCGCAGCGTGGCGGCCCGCTCGACCAGCGCGTCCACGAAGTCCTCGGCCACGTCCCGGTGCACGTAGATCCGCTCCACCGCGACGCAGATCTGCCCCGCGTTGGCGAAGGAACCGAGCGCCGCCTGTGCCGCCGCCCAGCCCGGGTCGACGTCCCCGTCGACCACGAGCGGGTCGCTGCCGCCGTTCTCCAGCAGCAGCTTCGCGCCGGTGCGGGCAGCCGCCGCGGCGATGGCCCGGCCGGTGGCGGTCGAGCCCACGTGCGCGACCACGTCGACCTCCTGCGCGGCCAGCGCCGCTCCCACCTCCGGCCCACCCGTCAGCAGCGACAACACCCCCGGTGGCAGCGCCTGGTCCAGGGCCCTGGCCAGCAGCCAGCCGGTGGCGGGAGTGCGTTCGCTCGGCTTGTAGAGCACCACGTTGCCGGTGACCAGGGCTGCGCCGAGCAACCCGCAGGAGACCGCGACCGGGTCGTTCCACGGGGTGATCGCGGCGACCACGCCCCGCGGCTGCGGCATCAGGTAGTCGATGGCGGCCGGCTCGCCCAGCAGGGTCCGGCCGCCGCGCAGCGGGGCCAGCTCGGCGTACTGCCGCAGGGTGCCGACGCCCGCCTCGACGCCGCCCCGGGCGTCACCGAGCGGCTTGCCCATCTCGGCGGTGGTGACCCGGGCCAGTTCGTCGGCGGCTGCCTCGACCGCGTCGGCCGCCGCGTGCAGCGCCGCCGCCCGCTGCGCCGCAGGGGTCGCCGCCCACTGCGCGGCGACCCCGCGCGCCGCGTCCACCGCCTTGCCGACCTCGTCGGCTGTGGCCACCGGAGCCGAGGTGACCGGCGAGGAGTCGGAAGGGTCGTGCACGACGAACTCGCCGCCGTCGCCGCCGGCCCCCCACACCCCGCCGATGAGCTGCGCAACCGTGTGCATGGGCGGTGGATGCCCCGGCCCCGCCGGGACAAACGTTTCGCCCGGCCACCCGCCGGGTAGCGTCATCGGATGATCTCGCCCGGTTCCACCGGCCCGGAGCGGGCCGACGCCATCGTCATCGGGGCGGGCCACAACGGGCTCGTCGCCGCCAACCTGCTCGCCGACGCCGGCTGGGACGTGCTGGTGCTGGAGGCCACCGAGGTGCCCGGCGGGGCCGTCCGCTCCGGTGAGGTCACCGCCCCCGGCTACCTGAGCGACCTGTACAGCTCCTTCTACCCCCTCGGCTACGCCTCGCCGGTGCTGCGCGGCCTCGACCTGGACCGGCACGGGCTGCGCTGGCGGCACGCGCCGGACGTCCTGGCCCACCTGATGCCCGACGGCCGGGCGGCGGTGCTCAACCGGGACCCGGACGCCACCGCCGCCTCACTGGAGGCGTTCGCGCCCGGCGACGGCGGGCGCTGGCTGACCGCGTACGACGAGTGGCGGCAGGTCTCCCGGCCGATGCTGGACGTCGTCACCCGGCCGTTCCCGCCGGTGCGCGGCGGACTGGACCTGGTGCGTCGGCTGCGCGTCGGCGGGGCGCTGCGGCTGGCCCGCCGCCTCGTGGTGCCGGTGCGGAAGCTGGGCGACGAGATGTTCACCGGCGAGGGCGGGCCGGCACTGCTGGCCGGCTGTGCCCTGCACACCGACCTGTCGCCCGAGGAGGCCGGCTCCGGGGTGTACGGCTGGCTGCTGGCGATGCTTGGCCAGCAGGTCGGCTGGCCGGTGCCCGACGGCGGGGCACAGCGGATCACCGACGCCCTGGTGGCCCGGCTGACCGCGCGGGGTGGGCGGATCCTCTACGGCGCGAAGGTCGACCGGGTGCTCACCGCGCGCGGTCGGGCCGTCGGGGTGCGTACGGTCGGCGGGAGCGGGTGGCAGGCCCGGCGGGCCATCCTGGCCGACGTGCCCGCCCCCGCGCTGTACCTGGACCTGGTGGGTGCGGCGGCGCTGCCGCCCCGGCTGGTGGAGGACCTGGCGCACTTCCGCTGGGACGGCTCCACGCTGAAGGTCGACTGGGCGCTGTCGGCCCCCGTGCCGTGGACGAACCGGGCCGTGGCCACCGCCGGCACCGTCCATCTGGGCGCGGACCTCGACGGGTTGACCGGCTACGCCGCCGACCTGGCGCGCGGGCTGGTGCCCCGCGACCCGTTCCTGCTGGTCGGGCAGATGACCCTGGCCGATCCGAGCCACTCCCCGCCGGGCACCGAGTCGCTGTGGTCGTACACGCACCTGCCGTTCCGCCGTACCTGGCGAACCGAGGACGTGGCGGCACACGTCGACCGGATGGAGGACGTGCTGGAGGCCGCCGCGCCGGGGTTCCGCAGCCTGGTGGTGGGCCGGCACGTGGCCGGACCCGCCGACCTGGAGGACGCCAATCCGAGCCTGGTCGGCGGCGCGCTGGGCGGCGGGACCGCCGCCGCGTACCAGCAGCTGTTCCTGCGGCCCATTCCCGGCCTGGGCCGCGCGGACACGCCGGTGGACCGGTTGTTCCTGGCCAGCGCCTCGGCGCACCCCGGCGGCGGGGTGCACGGAGCACCGGGCGCGAACGCCGCCCGCGCCGCCCTCGCCCGGGACCGCGCCGTCACCGGCGCGGTCTACCACCGGTTGATCGACGCGGGCCACCGCGCGGTCTACCGCTGACCCGGCACCGGGGCCCGGCCGCGGTTCAGCTTTCGATGTTGCGGTGCCGGGTGCGCAGCTTGAACGGCATCAACGCACTCTCGATCTTGGTGGCGGTGGTCATCTTCGACGCGCCGTCGCGCCGCTCCTCGAACCGGATCGGCACCTCCAGGATGGTGTGCCCCAGCTTCGTGGCCAGGTAGTGCATCTCCACCTGGAAGCTGTAGCCGTTGGACTGCACCCGGCCCAGCCCGATGTCGCGCAGCGCGTCCGCCCGCCAGATCTTGAACCCGGCCGTCAGGTCCCGGATCCGCACCCGCAGCAGGGTGTGCACGTAGAGGTTCGCCCAGCCGCTGAGCGCCCGCCGGTACAGCGGCCAGTTCTCGTCCAGCTCGCCGCCCGGCACGTACCGGGAGCCGATCACGACACCGGCCTGCGTGGACAGCAGCGCGCCCAGCATCCCCGGCAACGCCTCCGGCGGGTGGGACAGGTCGGCGTCCATCTGCGCGACGTACTCCGCGCCGCCGTCGAGGGCCCGGCCGATCCCGTCCACGTACGCCCGGCCCAGGCCCTCCTTGCCGGCCCGGTGCACGACCTCGAACCGCTCGGGGTGCTCGACGGCCAGCTTGTCCGCCACCTCGCCGGTGCCGTCGGGCGAGTTGTCGTCGGCGACGAGCACCCGCAGACCGGGCAGCGGCAGGGCCAACAGCCGCTCGACCAGCACCGGCAGGTTGCCCGCCTCGTTGTAGGTCGGGACCACGACGGTCAGGCGTGCGTCCCGCCACGGCGAGGGCAACTGGACGGGTTCGATCATGGCGGACATCCTCGGTCTGCGGACAGGGCTCCCTCAGAGCGTAGCCAGTCGTCCCATCCGGGGCGAAACGGCTCCCCGGCGGACGGACCAGCATCCGCCTCCGCCCGGTCGGCGTCGCCCGACCGGCACCTCAGCGCAACCGGCGGGCCAGCGCCCCGACCGCCAGGGTGACGCCGGCCAGCGCGACGGCCGACACGGCCGGCTTGTGCGTGCCGACCCACAGCGCCGCCGAGCGGTCACGCGCCCGGTCGGTGAACACCCCCGCCGCGCCCCGGTCCCGCTCGTCGTCGCCCGGCCGGTCCAGGTTGTCCCGCCAGGCGACCGGGTCGATCCGCTCCCCGGTCTGCTGGCTGTCCCAGCCGTCGCGGGCCAGCTTCCGGTCCAGCAGGCCGGGGAACAGCACGTCGCCCAGCCGCGCCCGCCAGGTCGGGCCGCCCACGTTCAGCTCGCGGGTCCCGTGGTCCGCCGCCCAGACGATGGCCCGTGCGGCCACCTCGGGCGCGAAGATCGGCGGGACGGGCTGCGGGTGCCGGGGCAACCGGGTACGCACCCACGAGAACTGCGGCGTGTTGACGGCCGGCAGCTGCACCATGGACAACCGCACCCCCGGGCAGTCCCGCAGCAGCTCGGCCCGCAGCGAGTCGTTGAAGCCCTGCACGGCGTGCTTGCTCGCGCAGTACGCCGCCTGCAACGGGATGCCCCGGTACGCCAGCGCCGACCCGACCTGCACGATGGCACCCCGACCGTGGGCCCGCATGTGCCGCAGCGCCGCCAGCGTGCCGTGCACGGTGCCGAGGTAGTTGACCTCCGTCACCCGGCGGAACTCGGCGGCGGACACCTCCCAGGTGGGCGCGAAGACCGACACCATCGCGTTGTTCACCCACACGTCGATGCCGCCGAACCGGTTCGCCACCTCGTCGGCGGCCTGCTGCACCGCCCCGGCGTCGGCCACGTCCACCTGGTGGGTGCGCACGTCCGTCGCGCCCCGGTCCCGGCAGTCCCGGGCCGCCGCCGCGAGACCGGCCTGCCCGCGCGCCAGCAGCGCCACCCGGGCGCCCCGTTCGGCGTAGCGGCGGGCCACGGCCCGACCCACGCCGGCACTGCCACCGGTCACCACCACGGTCTGCGTCACTGCGGGTCCTTCTGTCGTCGGGCGATGTCGGCGAGGCGGTCGAGGGTCTCCCGGTTGCGCAGGTGCAGCACCAGATCGTTGACCTTGGTGCGGATCCAGCGCAGCGGCCCGGCGGCGAAGTCCTCGCCGAGCGACACCCGGGTGCCGCCCTCGACCGGCTCCAGGACGAACACCACGACGGCCTCGCCCGCCGGCCACAGGCGGGCGCGCAGCACCAACCGGCGCTGCGGCTCACACTCCAGCACGGTCGAGGCGTCCTCCAGTGAGAACGGCCACGGCCCGGCCCGGTGGAGCAGCCGGGCGCCCACCCCGGGCCACGCGTCGTCCACGTCGCGCACGTGCGCGGTGCCGACCACCCAGTCGCTGTACGTCCACCCGTCGGCCAGCACCGCCCAGACCCGATCGGGGGGAGCCGCGATCACTGTCTCCACAACCGCCACGTGTACCCCATACCCCCGTCCCACCGACGGCTAACAGCGGCGCCGGGTTAGCTTCTCCGCAGCGCCGGGTAACGCACCCGGGGCTACGGTGACGCCGCCGAACGCGGGCAGCGCCGGGGCGCGTCGCGGCGACGTTTACTCCCCGGGGCGCAGGGAACCCGCCGCCCGTGCGACAGGACCAGGGGAAACCGGATCAGCGCAGGTCAGCCGGGGGTTGCGCCGGCCTGGTCGGCCCTGTCCTGTTCGACGCGGTGCTGTTCGACCGGGACGGCACGCTGGTCGAGGACGTGCCGTACAACGGCGACCCGGGCCGGGTGCGTCCGGTCCCGGGGGCGCGGGCGGCACTGGACCGGCTGCGCGCGGCGGGCCTGCGGCTGGCGGTGGTGACCAACCAGTCCGGCCTGGCCAGGGGCCTGTTCACCGAGTCGGACATGCGGGCGGTGCACGACCGGATCGAGCAGTTGCTCGGCCGGTTCGACGCGTGGCTGGTGTGCCCGCACGACGACGGGGACGGCTGTGCCTGCCGCAAGCCGCTGCCGGGACTGGTGCACGCCGCCGCCCGCACGCTGGGCACGGTGCCCACCCGGTGCCTGGTGGTCGGGGACATCGGGCGGGACATGACCGCCGCCCTGGCCGCCGGGGCGTCGGGCGTCCTGGTGCCCACCCCGGTCACCCGCGCCACGGAGATCGCCGCCGCCCCGCACGTCGCCGCCGACCTGCCGGCGGCGGTGACCCAGATCCTGCGCCGGCAGGCGGCGGTGGATCCCGCCACCCACCTGCCCGCCGCCCGTCCCCCGGGGGACGGGCGTGGCGGCGCGTCCCGTGGCGTACCCGGCCGGACGGTGCTCGTCGTGCGGTCCGACTCCGCCGGGGACGTCCTGGTCACCGGGCCGGGTATCCGCGCCGTCGCCGCCGGTGCCGGCCGGGTGGTGCTGCTGTGCGGGCCGCGCGGCCGGGCCGCCGCCGAACTGCTGCCCGACGTCGACGAGATCATCACCCACCGGCTGCCCTGGATCGACCCGGCCCCCGACCCCGTCGACCCCGCCGAGATGGGGGCCCTCACCGAGCGGCTCGCCGCCGTCGGCGCCGACGAGGCGGTGGTCTTCACCTCCTACCACCAGTCGGCACTGCCCCTGGCCCTGCTCCTGCGCCTGGCCGGCGTCACCCGCGTCGCCGCGATCAGCGACGACTACCCGGGTGCCCTCCTCGACGTGCGCCACCGCGTCCCGGTCGGTGTGCCCGAGCCCGAACGGGCCCTCTCGCTGGCCGCCGCCGCCGGCTACCCACCGCCTGCCGACGACGGCACCGCCCTGCGGCTGCGGCCGGCGGCGCCGCCGCCACCCGAGACGGGCGGACCCGGCTACGTGGTGCTGCACCCCGGCTCCGCCGCCGAGGCCCGGGGCTGCCCGCCCGAGCTGGCCGAGCGGATCGCCCGGACGCTGGTCGCCGCCGGGCACCGGGTGGTCGTCACCGGCGGCCCGGACGAACGGGAGTTGACCGGCCGGGTCGCCGGCTCCCACGCCGTGGACCTGGGCGGCCGGACCGGGCTGGCGGAGCTGGCCGCCGTCGTGGCCGGCGCGGGAGCGGTGGTCGTCGGCAACACCGGACCGGCGCACCTGGCCGCCGCGTACGGGACGCCGGTGGTCAGCCTGTTCGCACCGACCGTTCCGTTCGGGCAGTGGGGCCCGTGGCGGGTGCCGACGGTCCGCCTGGGCGACGCCACCGCCGCCTGCCGGGGAACCCGGGCCGCCCGGTGCCCCGTGCCCGGCCACCCGTGCGTGAGCGGGATCGACCCGGAGGAGGTCCTCGACGCGCTGCGACTGTTGGGCGTACCGCCGGCCGGGACGCCGACCCCGGCCGTCGTGGTGCGGTCCGTGGCCCCGGCGGTGGCCCGCGTGGGCAGCGTCGGCGGGGCGACCGTGACCAGCGGCGGTGGCGGTCGATGAACATCCTGCTCTGGCACGTGCACGGCTCCTGGACCACCGCGTTCGTGCACGGCAAGCACCGGTACCTGGTGCCGGTCACCCCGGACCGTGGCCCCTGGGGCCTGGGCCGAGCCCGCACGTACCCCTGGCCGGACAGCGCCACCGAGGTCACCCCGCAGCACCTGCGCACCGCCGACGTCGACCTGGTCGTCCTGCAACGACCGGAGGAGATCGACCTGGCCGCCGAGTGGCTCGGCCGCCGGCCCGGCCGCGACCTGCCCGCGATCTACGTCGAGCACAACACCCCCAAGGACGGCGACGTCCCGAACAGCCGCCACCCGCTGGCCGACCGCGACGACCTGCTCGTCGTCCACGTCACCGCCTTCAACCAACTGTTCTGGGACACCGGGACGACCCGCACCACCGTCGTCGACCACGGCATCGTCGCGCCGGCGGCGTCGTACACCGGGGAACTGGACCGGCTCGCCGTGGTCGTCAACGAGCCGGTACGCCGGTGGCGGGTCACCGGCACCGACCTGCTGCCCCGGTTCGCCGAGATCGCTCCGCTGGACGTCTTCGGTCTCGGGGTCGCCGGGCTGGCCGAGCACCTGGGCCTGCCACCGGACCGGCTGACCAGCCACGACGACGTGCCCCAGCACCGGATGCACGCCGAGTTGGCCAGGCGGCGGGCGTACCTGCACCTGTGCCGGTGGACCTCGCTGGGCCTCAGCCTCGTCGAGGCCATGGCCATCGGCATGCCGGTCGTCGCGCTGGCCGCCACCGAGGCGGTGATGGCCGTGCCGTCGGACGCCGGCGCGCTGGACACCCGCACCGACGCCCTGCTGAGCGCCGCCGCCCGTTTCGTCGCCGACCCGCAGGCCGCCCGCGCCGCCGGCGAGCGGGCCCGGGTCGCCGCCCGCGACCGGTACGGCCTCGACCGTTTCCTCACCGACTGGGACCGGCTGCTGGAGGAGGAAGTATGCGCATCGCGATGATCTCGGAGCACGCCAGCCCTCTCGCGATCCTGGGCGGCGAGGACGCCGGCGGGCAGAACACGCACGTCGCCGAGCTCTCCGCCGCGCTCGCGGCCGCCGGACACGAGGTGCGGGTCTACACCCGCCGCGACGCCGTCGACCTGCCGGTGACCGTCCGGGCCCCCGGCGGGTACGAGGTGGTGCACGTCCCGGCCGGGCCGGCCGAACCGATGGTCAAGGACGCGCTGCTGCCGCACATGCGGGAGTTCAGCCGGTGGTTGGTGGACCGGTGGCGGGGCGGGGACTGGTCGCCCGAGGTGATCCACGCGCACTTCTGGATGAGCGGGCTGGCCGCCCTCGCCGCCAGCCGGCAGACCGGCGTGCCGGTCGTGCAGACCTACCACGCCCTGGGGGTGGTCAAGCGCCGGCACCAGGGCGTGCAGGACACCAGCCCGGCCCGCCGGATCGGCTACGAGCGGGAGTTGGGTCGCGCGGTGGACCGGGTGATCGCCCAGTGCTCCGACGAGGTGGGCGAACTGGTGCGTCTCGGGGTGCCCCGGTCGCGGATGACGGTCGTGCCGTCGGGGGTCAACCTGGGCACCTTCGCGCCGCTGGGCCCCGCCGCCGAGCGGGAACCCGGGTCGGCCCGGATCCTCACCGTGGGCCGCCTGGTGGAACGCAAGGGCTTCCAGACCGTGATCCGGGCGATGGCGTACGTGCCCGGCGCCGAGTGCGTGGTGGTGGGCGGCCCGCCCGCCGGGCTGCTGGAGACCGACCCGTACGCCCGCCGGCTGCGGGCCCTGGCCGGCACCTGCGGCGTCGCCGACCGGGTCCGTCTGGTCGGGGCGGTGCCCCGCGAGGAGATGGGCCGCTGGTACCGCTCGGCCGACGTGCTGGTGGCCGCGCCCTGGTACGAGCCGTTCGGGCTGACCCCGCTGGAGGCGATGGCGTGCGGTGTGCCGGTGGTCGGCACGGCGGTGGGCGGGCTGCGCGACACCGTCGTGCCCGGGGTGACCGGGGACCTGGTGCCGGCCCGGGATCCGCGGGCCCTGGGCACCGCCGTCCAGCGGCTGCTCGACGACCGGATCCGACGTTTCGCCTACGCGGACGCGGCCCGCCGCCGGGCCCGTGAGCGCTACTCGTGGGCGGTGACGGCGGAGCGGCTGGCCGAGGTGTACGACGAGGTGGCGTCGGTGCGTCGGCCGACGCGGGTGGTGGCCTGATGGCGGCGGACACCCTGCTGGAGACCCACCTGGCGAACCTGGCCGCCGCCCTGCTGCCGTACCGGCGGCACGCCGACCTGCTGGTGCGGTGGGGCACGACGCTCGCCGAGCGGCTGACCGCCGGTGGGCGGCTGCTGGTGGCGGGCAACGGCGGCAGTGCCGCCGAGGCACAGCACCTGACCGCCGAACTGGTGGGCAAGCTGCGCGAGGACCGCCGGCCACTGTCGGCCATCGCCCTGCACGCCGAGACCTCCGCGGTGACCGCCATCGGCAACGACTACGGCTACGACGAGGTCTACGCCAGACAGG
Protein-coding regions in this window:
- a CDS encoding phytoene desaturase family protein; translated protein: MISPGSTGPERADAIVIGAGHNGLVAANLLADAGWDVLVLEATEVPGGAVRSGEVTAPGYLSDLYSSFYPLGYASPVLRGLDLDRHGLRWRHAPDVLAHLMPDGRAAVLNRDPDATAASLEAFAPGDGGRWLTAYDEWRQVSRPMLDVVTRPFPPVRGGLDLVRRLRVGGALRLARRLVVPVRKLGDEMFTGEGGPALLAGCALHTDLSPEEAGSGVYGWLLAMLGQQVGWPVPDGGAQRITDALVARLTARGGRILYGAKVDRVLTARGRAVGVRTVGGSGWQARRAILADVPAPALYLDLVGAAALPPRLVEDLAHFRWDGSTLKVDWALSAPVPWTNRAVATAGTVHLGADLDGLTGYAADLARGLVPRDPFLLVGQMTLADPSHSPPGTESLWSYTHLPFRRTWRTEDVAAHVDRMEDVLEAAAPGFRSLVVGRHVAGPADLEDANPSLVGGALGGGTAAAYQQLFLRPIPGLGRADTPVDRLFLASASAHPGGGVHGAPGANAARAALARDRAVTGAVYHRLIDAGHRAVYR
- a CDS encoding DUF2795 domain-containing protein, which codes for MERGSSKHGPRLDDQMSQEVSGLVQGPGAGGSRVDEFRQAEPAGEDQPEPTTAPTGDLRTGSPQGMTSEDVEARSRLGRFITMTALPGDRATLIANAQDNEAPADVLADLERLPEGTRYQTVSEVWAALGHTNETTRW
- a CDS encoding SDR family oxidoreductase translates to MTQTVVVTGGSAGVGRAVARRYAERGARVALLARGQAGLAAAARDCRDRGATDVRTHQVDVADAGAVQQAADEVANRFGGIDVWVNNAMVSVFAPTWEVSAAEFRRVTEVNYLGTVHGTLAALRHMRAHGRGAIVQVGSALAYRGIPLQAAYCASKHAVQGFNDSLRAELLRDCPGVRLSMVQLPAVNTPQFSWVRTRLPRHPQPVPPIFAPEVAARAIVWAADHGTRELNVGGPTWRARLGDVLFPGLLDRKLARDGWDSQQTGERIDPVAWRDNLDRPGDDERDRGAAGVFTDRARDRSAALWVGTHKPAVSAVALAGVTLAVGALARRLR
- a CDS encoding YihY/virulence factor BrkB family protein, yielding MTTTDPATPTADRTSLPVPGLVRQLSWSTWRGVVVRSGRNYLRDNCTDWAAALTYYGVLALFPSTVVVVALVGLVSDGERTVDTVLDLARDVGAGSVVADESFVGVVRNVVDQNSSAGVLLSFGLLGALWSASNFIGSFTRASNAIYGVTEGRPFWKLRPLQIALAALSLVLLAVVATGLIVSGPVTDAVGELVGAGGAARAAWSLLKWPVLALVAMMLMSLLFWIAPNVRQPRFRWLTPGGAVALVSWAVASFGFGLYVANFGSYDTTYGSLGAVIAFLVWLYLSNSALMLGVQINAELQRGRMLQAGAADTEEPVLPPRSPAAS
- a CDS encoding SRPBCC family protein; protein product: METVIAAPPDRVWAVLADGWTYSDWVVGTAHVRDVDDAWPGVGARLLHRAGPWPFSLEDASTVLECEPQRRLVLRARLWPAGEAVVVFVLEPVEGGTRVSLGEDFAAGPLRWIRTKVNDLVLHLRNRETLDRLADIARRQKDPQ
- a CDS encoding SRPBCC family protein; translated protein: MSGVTEHVDVAVPVRTAYDQWTQFEEFPHFMEGVEEVRQLTDKMTHWTVEIAGVKREFDAEITEQLPDERVAWRSTGGTQHAGVVTFHRLDENNSRVTLQLEFEPHGVVEKAGDKLGIVDRRAKGDLERFKTFIERRGVETGAWRGSVDRPTP
- a CDS encoding aldehyde dehydrogenase family protein: MHTVAQLIGGVWGAGGDGGEFVVHDPSDSSPVTSAPVATADEVGKAVDAARGVAAQWAATPAAQRAAALHAAADAVEAAADELARVTTAEMGKPLGDARGGVEAGVGTLRQYAELAPLRGGRTLLGEPAAIDYLMPQPRGVVAAITPWNDPVAVSCGLLGAALVTGNVVLYKPSERTPATGWLLARALDQALPPGVLSLLTGGPEVGAALAAQEVDVVAHVGSTATGRAIAAAAARTGAKLLLENGGSDPLVVDGDVDPGWAAAQAALGSFANAGQICVAVERIYVHRDVAEDFVDALVERAATLRVGPGLEPGTELGPLVDRRHRDRVHGQVTAAVAEGARLRAGGTLPDGPGAFYPATVVSDCRHEMALVREETFGPVAPVVVVDSFSEGLRCAADSPYGLAATVLTGSMSHAQRACRELPVGTVKVNAVFGGAPGGAAHPRRASGQGYGYGPELLDEFSATKMVHVAPPGGGHW
- a CDS encoding HAD-IIIA family hydrolase, yielding MVGPVLFDAVLFDRDGTLVEDVPYNGDPGRVRPVPGARAALDRLRAAGLRLAVVTNQSGLARGLFTESDMRAVHDRIEQLLGRFDAWLVCPHDDGDGCACRKPLPGLVHAAARTLGTVPTRCLVVGDIGRDMTAALAAGASGVLVPTPVTRATEIAAAPHVAADLPAAVTQILRRQAAVDPATHLPAARPPGDGRGGASRGVPGRTVLVVRSDSAGDVLVTGPGIRAVAAGAGRVVLLCGPRGRAAAELLPDVDEIITHRLPWIDPAPDPVDPAEMGALTERLAAVGADEAVVFTSYHQSALPLALLLRLAGVTRVAAISDDYPGALLDVRHRVPVGVPEPERALSLAAAAGYPPPADDGTALRLRPAAPPPPETGGPGYVVLHPGSAAEARGCPPELAERIARTLVAAGHRVVVTGGPDERELTGRVAGSHAVDLGGRTGLAELAAVVAGAGAVVVGNTGPAHLAAAYGTPVVSLFAPTVPFGQWGPWRVPTVRLGDATAACRGTRAARCPVPGHPCVSGIDPEEVLDALRLLGVPPAGTPTPAVVVRSVAPAVARVGSVGGATVTSGGGGR
- a CDS encoding polyprenol monophosphomannose synthase; protein product: MIEPVQLPSPWRDARLTVVVPTYNEAGNLPVLVERLLALPLPGLRVLVADDNSPDGTGEVADKLAVEHPERFEVVHRAGKEGLGRAYVDGIGRALDGGAEYVAQMDADLSHPPEALPGMLGALLSTQAGVVIGSRYVPGGELDENWPLYRRALSGWANLYVHTLLRVRIRDLTAGFKIWRADALRDIGLGRVQSNGYSFQVEMHYLATKLGHTILEVPIRFEERRDGASKMTTATKIESALMPFKLRTRHRNIES